From Sceloporus undulatus isolate JIND9_A2432 ecotype Alabama chromosome 6, SceUnd_v1.1, whole genome shotgun sequence, one genomic window encodes:
- the ZNF646 gene encoding zinc finger protein 646, whose protein sequence is MAEEDAALASEQSAGQEERPYKCKQCPRSYRHAGSLVNHKHTHEVGLFHCLVCQKDFSNPMALKSHLRTHLEEKRHKCQDCGRGFRASSQLANHRCMARVNRDQEEEEGSNGGSYPFQKVQDMSSLDGDAYSGMESSSGSLLTNLEKYIAESVVPADFPQLQFPVKVEVEKEERLPVHQSEEEEATVVGGVRATEDERRYKCNQCDKAYKHAGSLTNHKQSHTLGVYQCAMCFKAFSNLMALKSHTRLHSEYRPYKCRFCHRAFRLPSELLSHQKAHSQDESKTTGLPAWDGSDHSIWEEDSIETLAKLDIYQPPPAGTNLGDSVPCSLKDTAKAGGGERCNPDGELCVRCGGTFADEEELKEHSCLYPEEADEEEEEGITPSQPAPGSNGTWEASLKGEESYPLLEERPFRCGDCGRTYRHAGSLINHKKSHQIGVYSCTVCSKQLYNLAALKNHLRVHLKSKLSSSATEEPSRHLSAVSDIHRDEGSPGDPRDCHSQRLDVWRGASCPKEEEERGIEEEDRPYRCGDCGRSYRHRGSLVNHRHTHQTGIFQCSICPKQYSNLMALRNHVRVHLRAARMRGREQGGGLTCSSCGESFEEEAEFQLHQLRHLPSSEDIETSAVPKLSVFHSQEADLLQAIKQDVEALENGATVAEDVLPASEVAHVCHQCGVTFASADSLQSHALQHNGKKEQAEGMAERAGSPVPLQRLYGCDQCGKSYRHSGSLINHKQTHQTGDFSCSICGKHFQNVASLKSHLRGHQKPRKGQSETTVVMNEDEDGEVEDGAALPGMQPSGDELSDSYNVWEEGPITNGWQSQAPSPLPGDCEVPHYLCDQCGLGFDQATSLMIHKETHQLGIYQCSLCPKEYSSLLALKNHFHAHARGMASSQGSPGVDGNAEEQPFLCSFCGMIFPSEEDLHQHHSLLHEEGETQRDGQDVGLKREAEEQLDGGGDREEEQLLSHICGYCGQTFDDMASLEKHSEGHLEEKAAALADTSIQLRRTSRLEEDQPPLLPVEVSASPSEPLDNRPYACSQCGKTYRHGGSLVNHKKIHQIGDYQCSVCCRLYPNLSAYRNHLRNHPRCKVNGSVPEIRQTVPAASGEQLFSYEMPKEEPQDHRVVVHQTREDPPCIKSPGEEKSGGGEGGASKASQSEHRKTQLFDICGELYEGKTVLEAHWPLHFAQEDEKLEKEKNTSGEEENTPVEEEDLERPFQCDMCERSYKHAGSLINHKQTHKTGLFHCGVCQKQFYNLMALKNHNRTHFESKRYRCPECPKAFRLQKQLVSHQRAHCVRKQDSSSHPSRRATRSKRAGKRENSAQHPSAANHRLDPEERPYQCGECGRTYRHAGSLLNHQKSHKVGHFTCSLCSKAYPNLMSLKNHQRIHYEVKRHQCADCGKAFKWQRQLLRHQRRPSPCNVGGRSGTARQGCERNKVAPGREQWSRTGGAPGGSFPCHSCPKRFPSHIALKNHSRVHTKKRYECSECGKAYRASKDLMHHRRKHQSEAAAEDGDSFPHSTASASQTLEERPYKCDQCERTYRHAGSLLNHKQVHATGLYRCPICQKEFYNRLALKNHLHTHKNKKRHRCPCCNKAFRTARRLAAHVKACCGTKEEGVLVCPVCSKKFVHHLSFQQHQLLHAKDNGHPGTTGAAS, encoded by the coding sequence ATGGCTGAGGAAGATGCTGCCCTGGCCAGCGAACAGTCAGCTGGGCAAGAGGAACGTCCGTACAAGTGCAAACAGTGTCCTCGCAGCTACCGCCATGCTGGCAGCCTGGTGAACCACAAGCACACCCATGAGGTGGGACTCTTCCACTGCCTGGTATGCCAGAAAGATTTTTCCAACCCCATGGCCCTCAAAAGCCATCTCCGCACCCATCTGGAGGAGAAGCGTCACAAGTGCCAGGACTGCGGACGGGGATTCCGGGCTTCCTCCCAGCTGGCCAATCACCGCTGCATGGCTCGTGTTAATAGGgaccaggaagaagaagaaggaagtaaTGGAGGCAGCTACCCCTTTCAGAAGGTCCAGGACATGTCTTCGTTGGATGGTGATGCCTATTCTGGGATGGAAAGCAGCAGTGGGAGCCTGTTGACCAACCTGGAGAAGTACATTGCTGAATCAGTGGTGCCTGCTGACTTTCCCCAGCTGCAGTTCCCAGTCAAGGTGGAAGTGGAGAAAGAGGAGCGGCTCCCAGTGCACCAgagtgaagaggaggaggcaacagTTGTGGGAGGAGTCAGGGCCACAGAGGATGAACGGCGCTACAAATGCAACCAGTGTGACAAGGCCTACAAGCATGCAGGCAGCCTGACCAACCACAAGCAAAGCCACACGCTGGGTGTGTACCAGTGTGCCATGTGCTTCAAAGCCTTCTCCAACCTCATGGCACTCAAGAGCCACACTCGTCTCCACTCAGAGTATCGGCCCTACAAGTGCCGTTTTTGCCACAGAGCTTTCCGGCTCCCTTCAGAGCTGCTGAGCCACCAGAAGGCACACAGCCAGGATGAGAGCAAGACAACTGGCCTGCCAGCCTGGGACGGCTCTGACCACAGCATCTGGGAGGAGGACTCCATTGAGACCTTGGCAAAGCTGGATATCTATCAGCCTCCCCCAGCAGGCACAAACTTGGGAGACAGTGTCCCTTGCAGCCTCAAAGACACTGCTAAGGCAGGAGGTGGCGAACGTTGTAACCCAGACGGGGAGTTGTGTGTCCGATGCGGTGGAACTTTTGCTGATGAGGAGGAGCTGAAGGAACACAGTTGCCTCTATCCAGAGGAggcagatgaagaagaggaggaaggcattaCCCCTTCTCAACCAGCACCTGGTTCCAATGGCACCTGGGAAGCAAGTTTGAAAGGAGAGGAAAGCTATCCTTTACTGGAGGAGCGTCCTTTCCGCTGTGGTGACTGTGGCAGGACTTACCGGCATGCTGGAAGTCTTATCAATCACAAAAAGAGCCACCAGATCGGTGTCTACAGCTGTACTGTCTGCTCAAAACAGCTCTACAACTTGGCTGCCTTGAAGAACCATTTGCGGGTTCACCTGAAGTCCAAGCTCAGCTCATCAGCCACGGAGGAGCCTTCTCGACATCTTTCTGCTGTCTCGGACATTCATCGAGATGAGGGCAGCCCTGGGGACCCCAGAGACTGCCATTCACAGCGACTGGATGTCTGGAGAGGAGCCTCCTGtccaaaggaagaggaggaaagaggcatTGAGGAGGAAGACCGTCCCTACCGGTGTGGGGATTGTGGACGGAGTTACCGGCACCGTGGCAGTCTTGTGAACCACCGCCACACACACCAGACAGGGATCTTCCAGTGCTCCATCTGCCCCAAGCAATATTCAAACCTTATGGCACTCCGGAATCACGTCCGTGTACATTTGCGGGCAGCTCGTATGCGTGGTCGGGAACAAGGGGGTGGCCTCACGTGCAGCAGTTGTGGGGAGAGCTTTGAGGAGGAGGCCGAGTTCCAGCTCCATCAGCTACGCCACCTGCCCTCCTCTGAAGACATTGAGACGTCAgcagtgcccaaactcagtgtcTTTCACTCTCAAGAGGCAGATCTCCTCCAAGCTATCAAACAGGATGTGGAAGCCCTGGAGAATGGGGCAACTGTGGCTGAGGATGTCCTTCCTGCCTCAGAGGTCGCCCATGTCTGCCACCAGTGTGGGGTGACCTTTGCCAGTGCAGACAGCCTGCAGAGTCACGCCCTCCAGCACAACGGCAAAAAGGAGCAGGCAGAAGGGATGGCTGAGAGGGCTGGGTCCCCTGTTCCCCTCCAGCGGTTGTATGGTTGTGACCAGTGTGGCAAATCATACCGGCACTCAGGGAGCCTCATCAATCACAAGCAGACGCACCAGACGGGGGACTTCAGCTGCTCAATTTGCGGGAAGCATTTTCAAAATGTAGCTTCACTCAAGAGCCACTTGCGTGGACATCAGAAACCCAGGAAGGGACAGTCTGAGACCACAGTGGTCATgaatgaggatgaggatggtgAAGTGGAAGATGGAGCTGCCTTGCCGGGGATGCAGCCTTCAGGAGATGAGCTCAGTGACAGCTATAATGTTTGGGAAGAAGGTCCTATCACCAATGGTTGGCAGTCACAAGCTCCTTCACCGTTGCCAGGTGACTGTGAAGTACCCCACTATCTCTGTGACCAATGTGGGCTTGGCTTTGACCAGGCCACTAGTTTGATGATCCACAAAGAGACTCACCAACTTGGAATCTATCAGTGCTCCCTGTGCCCCAAAGAATATTCCAGTCTTCTGGCTCTAAAAAATCATTTCCATGCGCATGCCAGGGGCATGGCATCCTCTCAAGGCAGTCCCGGTGTGGATGGCAATGCTGAGGAGCAGCCCTTTCTTTGCAGTTTCTGTGGCATGATTTTCCCCAGTGAGGAGGACCTTCACCAGCATCATAGCCTGTTGCATGAAGAGGGAGAAACCCAAAGAGATGGGCAAGATGTGGGTCTCAAAAGGGAGGCAGAAGAGCAGCTGGATGGTGGTGGGGACCGAGAAGAAGAGCAACTTCTCTCTCACATTTGTGGCTACTGTGGTCAGACATTCGACGATATGGCCAGCTTGGAGAAGCACAGTGAAGGACATCTGGAGGAGAAAGCTGCTGCCTTAGCAGACACATCCATCCAGCTCCGGCGAACTTCCCGCCTAGAGGAGGACCAGCCACCCCTGCTTCCAGTGGAGGTGTCTGCTTCTCCCAGTGAGCCCCTGGACAACCGGCCTTATGCCTGCAGCCAATGTGGGAAGACCTATCGTCATGGTGGCAGCTTGGTCAACCACAAGAAAATCCACCAGATTGGGGATTACCAGTGCAGCGTCTGCTGCCGCCTGTACCCCAACCTATCAGCTTATAGGAACCATCTCCGGAACCATCCAAGGTGCAAGGTGAATGGCAGTGTGCCAGAAATCCGGCAAACGGTCCCTGCTGCATCAGGAGAACAGCTTTTTTCCTATGAGATGCCCAAGGAAGAGCCCCAGGACCATAGGGTTGTGGTGCATCAAACCAGGGAAGACCCGCCATGCATTAAGTCCCCTGGAGAGGAAAAATCGGGAGGAGGTGAAGGTGGAGCATCCAAGGCTAGCCAATCAGAGCATAGGAAGACTCAGCTGTTTGATATCTGTGGAGAGTTGTATGAGGGGAAAACAGTACTAGAAGCCCATTGGCCTTTGCATTTTGCCCAAGAAGATGAGAAGttagagaaagagaagaacacATCAGGGGAAGAGGAAAATACCCCAGTTGAAGAGGAAGACTTGGAGCGCCCCTTCCAGTGTGATATGTGTGAGCGCAGCTACAAGCATGCAGGCAGCCTGATCaaccacaagcagacacacaaGACAGGGCTTTTCCATTGCGGTGTCTGCCAGAAGCAATTCTACAACCTCATGGCCCTGAAGAACCACAACCGCACCCACTTTGAAAGCAAACGCTACCGGTGCCCTGAGTGCCCCAAGGCCTTTCGGCTTCAGAAGCAACTGGTCAGCCATCAGCGGGCGCACTGTGTGAGGAAACAGGACTCCTCTTCCCATCCCTCCCGGAGAGCCACACGTTCCAAACGGGCTGGGAAAAGGGAGAATTCTGCCCAACATCCCAGTGCTGCCAATCATCGCCTGGATCCCGAGGAGCGCCCTTACCAGTGTGGCGAATGTGGGCGTACGTACCGTCATGCGGGCAGCCTGCTCAACCACCAGAAGAGCCACAAAGTTGGGCACTTCACCTGCTCCTTGTGCAGCAAGGCCTATCCCAACCTCATGTCCCTAAAAAACCACCAGCGAATCCATTACGAAGTCAAACGCCACCAGTGTGCGGATTGCGGCAAGGCCTTTAAGTGGCAGCGGCAGCTACTCAGGCACCAGCGTCGTCCCAGTCCTTGCAATGTTGGCGGTAGAAGTGGCACTGCACGGCAAGGATGCGAGAGGAACAAAGTGGCTCCTGGAAGGGAGCAGTGGAGCAGGACTGGGGGTGCTCCAGGGGGGTCCTTTCCATGCCATTCATGCCCCAAACGCTTTCCCAGCCACATTGCTCTCAAGAACCACAGTCGTGTACACACAAAGAAACGCTATGAGTGCTCGGAGTGTGGCAAAGCCTACCGAGCCTCCAAGGATCTGATGCACCACCGGAGGAAGCATCAGAGCGAGGCTGCGGCTGAGGATGGTGACTCCTTCCCCCACAGCACAGCCTCAGCCAGTCAGACACTGGAGGAGCGGCCTTACAAGTGTGACCAGTGTGAGCGGACATACCGCCATGCTGGTAGTCTCCTCAACCACAAGCAGGTGCATGCCACTGGCCTCTACCGCTGCCCCATCTGCCAGAAGGAGTTCTACAACCGCCTGGCCCTCAAGAACCACCTTCACACCCACAAAAACAAGAAACGCCACCGGTGCCCCTGCTGCAACAAAGCCTTCCGGACTGCCCGGCGCTTGGCCGCCCATGTCAAGGCCTGCTGTGGGACAAAAGAGGAGGGGGTTTTGGTCTGCCCTGTCTGCTCGAAGAAGTTTGTTCACCACCTCAGCTTCCAGCAGCACCAGCTCTTGCATGCCAAGGACAATGGGCATCCGGGGACTACGGGGGCAGCCAGCTGA